Part of the Ralstonia pickettii DTP0602 genome, TCCTCGATGCAGGCTGGTCGTCTGATTCAACACGACTGCGGTCTAGATCGACATACATGGGTGCAGCGCAGAAGTAAGTCAGCCAGTCCGAGAGGCCTTACCGGCCCGAGACTTTCGGCGATCCTCGCTCCCAGCGATGATCTGTGCCAAGCTGATCGAGGAGGAAGAAGGCAACTTGATTTGGCCACGCAGCGAAACGGCAGCCGGACGGCCTCGCCCATTGCGGCGGGGCGCTTTCGCTCCGCCTACGTCCGAGGGACGGGGGCTTCACCCTACTAGGTCGACAAGCAAGGCGTACCCATTTCTGCGTGAGGTGCGATCATGAGCCTCGCGGCGCGATGCGCGGTACCTCATACGCTAAGTCGAACATTCGCCTTGTGGGGAAAGGACGGTTCACGGACCCATTGCAGGCGGTAAGAATGCCGACGTCGATGGTGGCTCGCAGAGCGGAATGAGACATTGGGGCTGCAGAATCGCCAGAGTTACCTGCAAACTGCTCGAGAGCTATGCCTGGAGAGTGCGCCGATTTTGGCGACTAGAAGCGCTGCAGACACAGGCCATAGGGCAGCCACAGCCAGCGGTACCTTGCCCCAAGGCCGGCCCAGTATTGCGTTGCTGTGGCTTGCACGCCTCAGGCGACCGCACCTGGCGGCGCATGGCGTGCCAGGAAACGGTCCAATTGGCCAGCGAACGCCTTGCTATCCTGTGGGGCGTACGGTGCCGGTCCGCCGGTATCGACGCCCGAGCCGCGGAGCTGGTCCATCACCTCGCGCATCGTTAGGCGCTCCTGGATATTCTCACGGCTAAACCAGGTTCCTCGTGGGTCGAGCACGTAGGCGCCCTTGTCGAGGGCAGCGGCGGCAAGAGCTATGTCCGCCGTAATCACGAGGTCACCGCTGCTGACCAGCTCGATGATACGGTCATCGGCTACGTCGAAGCCCGCCGGCACTTGCAGTGCCTTGATAAAGCGGGAAGGCGGCGTGCGCATATACTGGTTCGCCACCAGCGTGACGCACACCTCGAGACGCTGTGCGGCCCGATACAACATTTCCTTGACGACAACCGGGCAGGCGTCTGCGTCAACCAGTACTTGCATCGCGGGATTTCCAATTTAGGGAGGGAACGCCCATATTACTGCCTCCCCGCGTCTCGACGGGACGAACGTCGGCCGGCGAGTGGTCTTTTATCGGTGCGTCCGCCGGCAACGGTCCCCGTACCAACGCAGACCGGCCTTTCGCCAGCACTATGCGCTTGTTCGTTGCTATCCGGTAAACGTTTACTCCGGCGATAGTCGACCCCAAAGCAGCCAGGTAGGCACGCTGATGTCCGACTGCGGCTCCCCAACCCAGAGTAGGACATTAGCCAATCAGCACCCATTGTTTCGCAGTGGCGTTGTTTGACCCCTTGTTCCAATACTGGCCGCCTGACAGCTTTGCAGCTGTCGGAGACTCGATCATCAGTGCGCGAGAATCAGTCGCCGTCGCGACGCCCGCATTGGTGTCGTCGAAGCGCAGCATGTGAATGGTCGCTGCAGGGTCGGCGCTCTTGCAGATGCCCTTGTTCGTCCCCGAAAACACACGCGGCCAGCCAAGAGGGGCGCGCTTCGCCGAGATGGTGCCAGTTGCTGTCTGATCGGCGATGCCTGCCGCGGCATTGGCATCCGCGGGCCGTCGGGCCGGGAGGGCAGGGCGATTCTAAGCCGAAGTTCCCCAACCCCCTGGGCGAGTTTCCCCTTGTGCGACAGGCACTTGGCGTAATTCCCGGGTTCCGATTTCTGTCTACACGCGGATTTGCTGAAGCAATTCCAGAGCCTGCTTCTGTTTCGCGTTTGCCGTGGTGACGTGTTCGAACGTCGGCACTTCAGCGCCAGCGCTGGGTGTGCGGCAGGTGTTACGCACGATCGTGGCGAGTTCGGCCATCAAGCTCGAGAAGCTGTGCACGGGCGTGCCGTCGTCAAGTGTGTGGCGCGCCGCCTTGGCCAGCGCTGCCGCAGAGCGCACGGCAGGCGCCACCGGATCACGCGTGGCCTTGGCGGCCTGATCCGGGTCGGCGAACATCAGTTCGCGCCAAGCCTCACGCATGTGCCATTCGACGTAGTAGGCCAGCATGCACAGCAGGATATGCGCACGCACCCGATCGGCCGTGCGGTGATGGATTGGCCGCACCTTCAGGTCCACCGTTTTTAGCGAACGGAACGCGCGCTCCACGTTGGCCAGCGCCTTGTAGTTGCGCACGCACTCGGCCGAGTCCATCTGCGCCGCACTCACCGAAGTGCGGATGATGTAGAGGCCGTCGAGCGCCGCCTCGCGGGCGATGCCCTCGCTGTTGCGGCTGAACGTGAAGGCCGCGTCGTCGATACTCAGCGCAAAGTGCTTGGCCACCTTGTACTTGTCGATCACCTTGCCCACGCGCAGGCCGATCTGATCGCGCCCGGCAAGCTTGCCCGCCTGCACGCGGGCAACGATCGGCTGCAGGCACGCCTCGGTGGCCGCCAGCAACTCTTCTCGCTTGTGGGCACGTAGCCTGGCCAGTTCCGGATTGCGGCACGCCACCAGCCGCTCGCCCGGATAGTCCGGTGAACTCAGCTCCAGCAGATTGCGCTCGTCGAACAGGCCAAGCTGCAGTTGCCCTTGCTCGAGCAGCGGGCGGATCGAGGCGCTCTTGAGCGCGGTGATCCAGCCCAGGTCACCGCCTTCGCGCATCTGGTCGATGGCCTTGCTGGAGATCATGCCGCGATCGCCCACCATGACCAATCGGGAGAGACCAAATTCCTCTTGCAGGCGCCGCACCTCGGGCATGAAGGTCTGGCTGTCGGCCACGTTGCCCTCATGCACCGACACCGCCACTGGGCAGCCGCGCGCATCGGTGAGCAAGCCGTAGTTGACCTGTAGCAGCCCCTTCTTGCCATCGCGGCTGTAGCCAAGCTTGGCCAGCGGGCAGGTGCTGCCCTCGAAGTAGCTGGAGCTCAGGTCATACAGCACCAGGCCACCGGCGCTCAAGTGGCGCGCGGCGAGCTTCTTCTGGATTGTGCCCTGGCGCGCGAGCAGCCAGTCCATTGCCGCGTACAGGTCGTTCTCGTTGGCCTCGGTCACGCCGAAGTCCTCCGCCAGGGTGCTGGTGTGCCACCAGCGCGTGGTGGCCAGCTTCGTGTGCGGCGCCGCGATGCGCGCGGCCACCATCGCCAGCACCAGGTCGCGCTCGCGCGAAGGCTTGGAGGCGATCAGCGAGGCAAAGCCCAGACGCTGCATGGCCGTGGCCACCGCCTGCACGTGGCCGTGAGCGCGCGAGCGTGTCACCTCGAACGCCTCGCCCAGCGGCACGAAGGTCTCGCCCTTGAGTGAGCGGCGGATGATCTCGATCAGTGCCTCGGGCAAGTGGGACAGGTTGCCCAGCGTCTCGTTCTTGACCACGCCGTCCTCGCGGTAACTGCGCCGCAACAGGTGGGTGCGATAGATCTGGTCCTTGTACTTGCGGGTCGTCGTAACGACGTGAGCGGTTCCGTTTCGTGCTGGCATAGCCAGCAGAATAGGAGAAAACCCGCCAATGTCAAGAACTTTTAGTGACTACAAAATGAGGGCATCGAACGCCCCCCGATGAGCCGATTCCTCAATCAGGAAAAGGGCTTCGCGACGCCGCAGCCGCGGCGTCGGCATGGAACTTCGGTCTAAGGGTCGCGCGGCCGGGCAGAAAATGACAAGATCGCCGCCAGCCTATGCTGGCGCGACATTGCCCAGTCACGGCGATTCCACGCTCTTGCGGCCCTTGCGGTAGGAGGTCGGGCTGCGCTGCATCCGCACAGTCAGGAAAGCGCGCGGCTTGAGCCAGGAAGCGTTCTCCGACGTGTCTAGCTGTACCTACATGAGTTCCCTGGAGCGCGGCCTGAAAAGCCCGACCATGCACAAGCTGACCGAGCTGTGCGAGGTCATGGAAGTGCATCCGCTCACGCTGCTAACGCTGGTTATGCCGGCGACAGCACGCGCAAAGCCGACCAGCGTCTGGCGCAGGTGCGCCGGGAATGCGCCGGGAGCTGGAGGCGGGGTTGAAGGAACGCGACGACCCGCAGGCGCATGCGTGACAGGCTGCGTCAGCGGCACGGCGCCCGCCGCATGGACGGGGCGCCGTGGAGGGCCGTCAGATTACCGGTTTGCCGCGCGACCAGATCAGGTTGTGCATGCCGTCTTCTTCCTCGATCGGCCGGGCATAGATCGTCGCCGGGAATGAAGGATCGTCCAGGGTCACGGACAGGTAGGGCCGCTCGGACTGGCTGACTTTCTTCCACGCCGCGCCGAGGTCATAGCCGCCGGCCGCCTGGACGCGGAAGTCGGGGGCGTTCTCGCTCGCCTTGTCGTCGGGGATGAACCGGACCTTGACGTTGAGCGTCAGGGTGCGGACCGTGCCGATGAAGCCGTCGTTCTGAGCGGTGAAGGTGCCGATGTTGGCCATGATGCTTTCTCCTTTCGGGTTATCCAAGGTCGCGCCCATCGCGTCCTTGTTGTGATCCGATCAGCGGGGGCCGGGCTGGCTGCACCGCTTGCGGCCGACACGCAGTGGAGGACCTGGTGGGGCGAACAATTTGCTGCGCGAGGAAGCCGCGCAGCGGCGGGGAAATTGTTGGTGCCGGAAGGTTGCGGCCATGAAGACCGAGGCGCAGCCGCGCCCCTGCCAGGATGCACAACAGCTAAAGGACGCATGGGCCGACCTCACCGAAAGGAGCCGTGGCCGACTCGGCATCCTCGCATATCGGCTGCTCGTGCCGTCGTGCGAGTTCAAGAGGATGATTTCGTTGGCCTCGCTGCCGTTGATCTGGCTGGCATGGCGCAGCCGGATCATGTGCGTGGTGTAGTGGCAGCGGTTTTCCTGCCGCACGCGGGTCTGGCACACCATGAAGGGCTGGAACCCTTCACCGCGCAGTTCCTGCAAGACAGTTGCGGTCGGGATGTAGCTGTACCGTTGCGAGCGGGTCGAAGACGGCCACGGCCGCAAGCGCCCAAGGCGCACAGCCCTTGACGGCGAGAACGTCGTGAAACGGTGAAGGGAACAGCAA contains:
- a CDS encoding hypothetical protein (K09768: K09768; hypothetical protein), with translation MQVLVDADACPVVVKEMLYRAAQRLEVCVTLVANQYMRTPPSRFIKALQVPAGFDVADDRIIELVSSGDLVITADIALAAAALDKGAYVLDPRGTWFSRENIQERLTMREVMDQLRGSGVDTGGPAPYAPQDSKAFAGQLDRFLARHAPPGAVA